catgcttacctcttgaagaactagaggattgatgatccaagcttggagataggagaaaactcaatcaaactctccaagtgctcaactttgcttccttttgctcaaatctctaaaacaaagctcaaatcaagttaaaacatgcaagatttgaggaaaacatgagaaatcacaccaaggagagcttgaacctacctttgacccaaaaacagagtgtttaacactcaagtctcgggcaaaggggcttttgtagtggccaaccgactcttccttcggcggcctaacgtgcatgcgaaaccatgcaactttcgacggccgaacttcaccttcggcggccgaacctggcttttgtccccttggccttttcatttcaaaactcaattttcttaactcaaaacatgcaaacatgataaaaaacaCTTAACAAAACagcttaaaaacctttcttatacccttagggcaagctccgacatcctcgaatcccgacttccaatggaaaatccgccggaacgtaggaattccgataccggggtctagccgggtattacagttgatGAAGATGGTGAGTTTAAGGCAGAAGTGAATTCGAGTAGCTATGGAAAGCGCCCAAGGAGATCTGATCGGCGTAAGCAACAGGTCTCTTATAAGGAAAATTTGAGTGACGATGAAGACTTCATGAcccattcaaagaaaaccaaggCGACGGGATCATCCTGTGCCAATGAAGAGAAGTGCAGAAATGGATTGAAggacaatttatttaaaaaagataatCATTCTGGTGTAGCTTATGTGAAAGATCTGAATGAGGAGAACCAAAAGAAAGGTCCAGAGAGTTTTGCAAATGAATTAAAGGACAGCAAGgatgaaaagagaaaagaaaaagcaga
This is a stretch of genomic DNA from Manihot esculenta cultivar AM560-2 chromosome 2, M.esculenta_v8, whole genome shotgun sequence. It encodes these proteins:
- the LOC122722140 gene encoding uncharacterized protein LOC122722140; this translates as MLVDEDGEFKAEVNSSSYGKRPRRSDRRKQQVSYKENLSDDEDFMTHSKKTKATGSSCANEEKCRNGLKDNLFKKDNHSGVAYVKDLNEENQKKGPESFANELKDSKDEKRKEKAEENGYSGLDRH